Proteins encoded within one genomic window of Halorussus salilacus:
- a CDS encoding MATE family efflux transporter — translation MSLRERLGGAFKDQSELDLTDGAIGWPLFYLSLPIVVTNLLQTAYNLADTFWLGQYSTESLAAISFAFPMVFLLISLGMGLSVAGSVLVAQHVGAGEERQAEYAASQTVTFSILASLVLGVVGYFLVGDFLALLGASPEVLPGAKAYMQVISLGIVFMFGFFVFVALMRGYGDTVTPMLVMAGTVALNVALDPFLIFGWGPFAERGIQGAAVATIASRALAMAVGLGIMLRGSRGVRIRIEDMRPDFQYLRKILRIGVPASVEGTGRALSVNLLLYVVALFPTTVVAAYGVGTRVFSVIFLPAIAVARGVETMSGQNIGAGKPDRAAATNHFGAKVMFVVLTAMGVVIWLAADPIVAVFTEDPEVVDVGATFLRYVAPSFGFIGVMRAYTGGFRGAGKTLTAAALSIFMLGVVRLPVAWFGAHEIGEEGIWVAFLVSNVVGGLLALAWFRRGTWRDGDLTEGPTGAPADD, via the coding sequence ATGAGCCTCCGTGAGCGACTCGGCGGTGCGTTCAAGGACCAGTCGGAACTCGACCTGACCGACGGGGCAATCGGGTGGCCGCTGTTCTACCTCTCGCTTCCCATCGTCGTCACGAACCTGCTCCAGACCGCCTACAACCTCGCCGACACGTTCTGGCTCGGCCAGTACAGCACCGAGTCGCTGGCGGCCATCAGCTTCGCGTTCCCGATGGTGTTCCTGCTCATCTCGCTCGGGATGGGGCTGTCGGTGGCCGGGTCGGTCCTGGTCGCCCAGCACGTCGGCGCGGGCGAGGAGCGACAGGCCGAGTACGCCGCGTCCCAGACCGTGACGTTCTCCATCCTCGCGTCGCTCGTGCTGGGCGTCGTGGGCTACTTCCTCGTCGGCGACTTCCTCGCGCTGCTCGGGGCGTCGCCGGAGGTGCTCCCCGGCGCGAAGGCGTACATGCAGGTCATCTCGCTCGGCATCGTGTTCATGTTCGGGTTCTTCGTGTTCGTCGCGCTGATGCGGGGCTACGGCGACACGGTGACTCCGATGCTGGTGATGGCCGGGACCGTGGCCCTCAACGTCGCGCTCGACCCCTTCCTCATCTTCGGGTGGGGGCCGTTCGCCGAGCGCGGCATCCAGGGCGCGGCGGTCGCCACCATCGCCTCGCGGGCGCTGGCGATGGCGGTCGGACTCGGAATCATGCTCCGGGGGTCGCGGGGCGTGCGGATTCGAATCGAGGACATGCGCCCCGACTTCCAGTACCTCCGGAAGATACTCCGCATCGGGGTCCCGGCCTCGGTCGAGGGGACCGGCCGGGCGCTGTCGGTCAACCTCCTCCTGTACGTGGTCGCGCTGTTCCCGACCACCGTTGTCGCGGCCTACGGCGTCGGCACCCGCGTGTTCTCGGTCATCTTCCTGCCCGCCATCGCGGTCGCCCGGGGCGTCGAGACCATGTCGGGCCAGAACATCGGCGCGGGCAAGCCCGACCGCGCGGCGGCGACCAACCACTTCGGCGCGAAGGTGATGTTCGTCGTCCTCACGGCGATGGGCGTGGTCATCTGGCTCGCGGCCGACCCCATCGTCGCGGTGTTCACCGAGGACCCCGAGGTGGTCGATGTCGGCGCGACCTTCCTCCGGTACGTCGCGCCGTCGTTCGGCTTCATCGGGGTGATGCGCGCCTACACCGGCGGGTTCCGCGGCGCGGGCAAGACCCTGACCGCGGCCGCCCTCTCGATATTCATGCTCGGGGTCGTCCGCCTGCCGGTCGCGTGGTTCGGCGCCCACGAGATCGGCGAGGAGGGCATCTGGGTCGCGTTCCTCGTCTCGAACGTCGTCGGCGGGCTCCTCGCGCTCGCCTGGTTCCGGCGCGGGACGTGGCGGGACGGCGACCTCACCGAGGGACCGACCGGCGCGCCCGCCGACGACTGA
- a CDS encoding HalOD1 output domain-containing protein, which yields MTNATDRSGADFVRELDREESPSEAVYTVVAAVSNCLPTDLEPLADRIDPDALDSLFGQRSASASAQIEFDYAGYEVTVTPEAVLLRERDGGRR from the coding sequence ATGACGAACGCGACCGACAGGAGCGGTGCCGACTTCGTTCGCGAATTGGACCGAGAGGAATCACCGAGCGAAGCGGTCTACACCGTGGTCGCCGCGGTGAGCAACTGCCTACCGACCGACCTCGAACCGCTGGCCGACCGAATCGACCCGGACGCCCTCGATTCGCTCTTCGGCCAGCGGTCGGCCTCGGCGAGCGCGCAGATCGAGTTCGACTACGCCGGGTACGAGGTCACGGTGACGCCCGAGGCGGTCCTGCTTCGGGAGCGCGACGGCGGGCGTCGCTGA
- a CDS encoding inositol monophosphatase family protein, with protein sequence MTDAVDRLAVAERAARAGAEVAAEGFRSGIDVETKTGKTDVVTEADRAAQRRVIEVVTEEYPDDAIVGEEEDELKAVPDEGDAWIIDPIDGTNNYVRDVPVWTTSVAAVRDGDPVAAVNDCPALGDRFVAGPEGTRLNGESVSVSDRTDPEAFAVAPTIWWDFDHREEYAAVCREIVERFGDMRRFGCAQVTLGMVAAGSLEGTVTDVVPNPWDTVAGVYMVRQAGGVVTDLDGNPWRHDSEGLVASNGEAHDELLAAVRDVA encoded by the coding sequence ATGACCGACGCAGTAGACCGCCTCGCGGTCGCCGAGCGCGCGGCGCGGGCCGGGGCCGAAGTCGCCGCCGAGGGGTTCCGAAGCGGCATCGACGTGGAGACGAAGACGGGCAAGACCGACGTGGTCACCGAGGCCGACCGGGCGGCCCAGCGCCGGGTCATCGAGGTCGTCACCGAGGAGTACCCCGACGACGCCATCGTGGGCGAGGAGGAGGACGAACTCAAGGCGGTGCCCGACGAGGGCGACGCGTGGATAATCGACCCCATCGACGGGACGAACAACTACGTCCGGGACGTTCCGGTCTGGACGACCAGCGTCGCGGCGGTCCGGGACGGCGACCCGGTCGCGGCGGTCAACGACTGTCCCGCGCTCGGCGACCGGTTCGTGGCGGGACCGGAGGGCACCCGCCTGAACGGCGAGTCGGTCTCGGTCAGCGACCGGACCGACCCCGAGGCGTTCGCGGTCGCGCCGACCATCTGGTGGGACTTCGACCACCGCGAGGAGTACGCCGCTGTCTGCCGGGAGATCGTCGAGCGGTTCGGCGACATGCGCCGGTTCGGGTGCGCGCAGGTCACCCTCGGGATGGTGGCCGCGGGGTCGCTCGAAGGCACCGTGACCGACGTCGTCCCGAACCCGTGGGACACCGTCGCGGGGGTCTACATGGTCCGGCAGGCGGGCGGCGTGGTGACCGACCTCGACGGGAATCCGTGGCGACACGACAGCGAGGGACTCGTCGCCTCCAACGGCGAGGCCCACGACGAACTGCTGGCGGCGGTTCGGGACGTCGCGTAG
- a CDS encoding Lrp/AsnC family transcriptional regulator produces MELDDTDREILEALQENARTPFSEIARRIDMSSATVHDRVNRMEEAGVIQGYHAKVDPKALDFGISAVVGLQVEQGQEQETLGRLEDIDGVQTVHLTTGSWDVLMRVFAEDADELRELMFEHIAQMDGFARSQTMVILGTPYEAEELPVELEA; encoded by the coding sequence ATGGAACTCGATGATACCGACCGAGAAATCCTCGAAGCCCTCCAAGAGAACGCGAGAACGCCGTTCAGCGAGATCGCGCGACGAATCGACATGTCGAGCGCGACCGTCCACGACCGCGTCAACCGGATGGAGGAAGCGGGCGTCATCCAAGGCTATCACGCGAAGGTCGACCCGAAGGCGCTCGACTTCGGTATCTCTGCGGTCGTCGGCCTCCAAGTCGAGCAGGGCCAGGAACAGGAGACCCTCGGACGCCTCGAAGACATCGACGGCGTGCAGACGGTCCACCTCACGACCGGGTCGTGGGACGTGCTGATGCGGGTGTTCGCCGAGGACGCCGACGAACTCCGCGAGCTCATGTTCGAGCACATCGCCCAGATGGACGGGTTCGCCCGGTCGCAGACGATGGTCATCCTCGGGACGCCCTACGAGGCCGAGGAACTCCCCGTCGAACTGGAGGCGTGA
- a CDS encoding DUF63 family protein codes for MGTVTEEMDPERLWGGTVAALLAALVGGALAFPELVYDRFVWQYFWGPVVADAQSAQCAVYADGSTTYLYDSAACSAASGPVAYPGYTVVSEIGYAVTLLLALVGVVFLLRRLDIGQDRGLFYALFPYMLLGGALRVVEDAGDAVPAGVDPLVSFPWNTLIISPIIYFTMFAVTLVALVGSVRLADRGTVSRYGRPLAGVGAALLAATLGYLSVLAFTTDYVSFYPQITAVVVVASTALTAAVWWAIERYAPHVNRGTERMGLVVLWAHSVDGVANVVGIDWATELGLPADLVPKHPVNRALIQVGEQFPETVQHFLGTAWPFLVVKIVAAVFVVWVFDEQIFEESPRYAILLLIAIVAVGLGPGSRDMLRATFGV; via the coding sequence ATGGGCACGGTAACCGAGGAGATGGACCCCGAACGCCTCTGGGGCGGCACCGTCGCCGCATTGCTGGCCGCGCTGGTCGGCGGCGCGCTCGCGTTCCCCGAACTCGTCTACGACCGGTTCGTCTGGCAGTACTTCTGGGGGCCGGTCGTCGCCGACGCCCAGAGCGCGCAGTGTGCGGTCTACGCAGACGGGTCGACCACGTACCTCTACGACTCGGCCGCCTGTTCGGCCGCCTCCGGTCCGGTCGCGTACCCCGGCTACACGGTCGTCTCGGAGATCGGGTACGCGGTCACGCTCCTGCTCGCGCTCGTCGGCGTCGTGTTCCTCCTCCGGCGACTCGACATCGGTCAGGACAGGGGTCTGTTCTACGCGCTGTTCCCCTACATGCTGCTCGGGGGTGCCCTGCGCGTGGTCGAGGACGCCGGGGACGCGGTCCCGGCGGGCGTCGACCCCCTCGTCTCGTTCCCGTGGAACACGCTCATCATCAGCCCCATCATCTACTTCACGATGTTCGCGGTCACGCTGGTCGCGCTGGTGGGAAGCGTCAGGCTGGCCGACCGGGGGACGGTTTCGCGCTACGGCAGGCCCCTCGCGGGCGTCGGGGCCGCCCTGCTGGCGGCCACGCTCGGGTACCTCTCGGTGCTTGCGTTCACGACCGACTACGTCAGCTTCTACCCCCAGATCACGGCGGTCGTTGTGGTGGCCTCGACCGCCCTGACCGCGGCGGTCTGGTGGGCCATCGAGCGGTACGCGCCCCACGTCAACCGCGGGACAGAACGGATGGGACTGGTCGTCCTCTGGGCCCACTCGGTCGACGGCGTGGCGAACGTGGTCGGCATCGACTGGGCGACCGAACTCGGCCTGCCCGCCGACCTCGTCCCCAAGCATCCGGTCAACCGCGCGCTCATCCAGGTCGGCGAGCAGTTCCCCGAGACCGTCCAGCACTTCCTCGGGACGGCGTGGCCGTTCCTCGTGGTCAAAATCGTCGCCGCGGTGTTCGTGGTCTGGGTGTTCGACGAGCAGATATTCGAGGAGAGCCCGCGCTACGCCATCCTGCTCCTGATCGCCATCGTCGCGGTCGGGCTCGGTCCCGGTTCGCGGGACATGCTCCGGGCGACGTTCGGCGTGTAG
- a CDS encoding zf-TFIIB domain-containing protein — translation MTTEYELDCATCGSSLTRAEIVADSLGFDEGTIEVAECSDCGGRYFPETTLNRLET, via the coding sequence GTGACGACCGAGTACGAACTCGACTGTGCGACCTGCGGGTCGTCGCTGACCCGGGCCGAAATCGTGGCCGACTCGCTGGGGTTCGACGAGGGCACGATAGAGGTCGCGGAGTGTTCGGACTGCGGCGGTCGATACTTCCCGGAGACGACGCTGAACCGCTTGGAAACCTGA
- a CDS encoding YcaO-like family protein produces MSTPTVGIAGAGVAVEAATAALADAETAEVDAREFAGVDLGVVVDDAGAETFERANSAAREGETPWLAVELGGVGGRPLPEVEAAVSGFAPATACYECLRTRVEANLDDGSDADDGDGDEATPGTDAPTARLAGALAGREAATLLSGGESAILGGVIEVPHAERRVLPVPDCGVCGDARDRTLARDHAESTLEESLARAERAVDDRVGLVSSIGEAESFPAPYYLAELADTTGFSDARAAEQAAGVAADWNEGLMKALGEALERYAAGVYRESEFRVARPADVDSAVAPAEFVRPGDAGAAQSGDWAAPAPDEAVAWVRGADLATGDSVDLPAEFVHFPPPEVRHRPSITTGLGLGNSTVEALLSGLYEAVERDATMLAWYSTFEPLGLSVDSERFETLSRRARAENLDVTAMLVTQDVDVPVVAVAVHRDREEWPAFAVGSDADLDPDAAAESALAEALQNWMELRSMGREDAADSDGAIGRYAGFPESAREFVSVETTVPSDSVGPAEVPEGTAELDAVLDRLADADLSAFAARLTTRDVASLGFEAVRVLVPDAQPLFTGTAYFGERARTVPAELGFEFRPDRELHPYP; encoded by the coding sequence ATGAGCACACCGACCGTCGGAATCGCGGGCGCGGGGGTCGCGGTCGAGGCCGCGACCGCGGCGCTCGCCGACGCCGAAACCGCCGAGGTCGACGCCCGCGAGTTCGCGGGCGTCGACCTCGGCGTCGTCGTGGACGACGCGGGCGCGGAGACGTTCGAGCGCGCGAACAGCGCGGCCCGCGAGGGAGAGACGCCGTGGCTCGCCGTCGAGCTGGGCGGGGTCGGCGGCCGCCCGCTCCCCGAGGTCGAGGCCGCCGTCTCGGGGTTCGCGCCCGCGACCGCGTGCTACGAGTGCCTGCGGACGCGGGTCGAGGCGAATCTGGACGACGGAAGCGATGCCGACGACGGAGACGGGGACGAAGCGACCCCCGGAACCGACGCCCCGACCGCCCGCTTGGCGGGCGCGCTCGCGGGCCGCGAGGCCGCGACGCTGCTGTCGGGGGGCGAGTCGGCGATTCTGGGCGGCGTGATCGAGGTTCCCCACGCCGAGCGCCGGGTCCTGCCGGTGCCCGACTGCGGGGTCTGCGGCGACGCGCGCGACCGGACGCTCGCGCGCGACCACGCCGAATCGACCCTCGAGGAGTCGCTCGCCCGGGCCGAGCGCGCGGTCGACGACCGCGTGGGCCTCGTCTCGTCGATAGGCGAGGCCGAGTCGTTCCCCGCGCCGTACTACCTCGCGGAACTGGCCGACACGACCGGATTCAGCGACGCGCGGGCGGCCGAGCAGGCCGCGGGCGTGGCGGCCGACTGGAACGAGGGGCTGATGAAGGCGCTCGGCGAGGCGCTCGAACGCTACGCGGCGGGCGTCTACCGCGAGTCGGAGTTCCGAGTCGCGCGACCCGCCGACGTCGACTCGGCAGTCGCGCCCGCCGAATTCGTCCGGCCCGGGGACGCGGGGGCGGCCCAGTCCGGTGACTGGGCCGCCCCCGCTCCCGACGAGGCGGTGGCGTGGGTCCGGGGTGCGGACCTCGCGACCGGCGACTCCGTCGACCTCCCCGCGGAGTTCGTCCACTTCCCGCCGCCGGAGGTCCGACACAGGCCCTCGATTACGACCGGTCTCGGCCTCGGGAACTCGACGGTCGAGGCGCTGCTGTCGGGGCTCTACGAGGCGGTCGAGCGCGACGCCACCATGCTGGCGTGGTACTCGACGTTCGAACCGCTTGGGCTGTCGGTCGACAGCGAGCGGTTCGAGACCCTCTCGCGGCGTGCGCGCGCGGAGAATCTGGACGTGACGGCGATGTTGGTCACGCAGGACGTGGACGTACCGGTGGTCGCGGTCGCGGTCCACCGCGACCGCGAGGAGTGGCCCGCGTTCGCGGTCGGCTCCGACGCCGACCTCGACCCCGACGCCGCGGCGGAGTCGGCGCTGGCCGAGGCCCTCCAGAACTGGATGGAGCTCCGGTCGATGGGCCGGGAGGACGCCGCCGATTCGGACGGGGCCATCGGCCGGTACGCCGGATTCCCCGAATCGGCCCGGGAGTTCGTCTCGGTCGAGACGACGGTCCCGAGCGACAGCGTCGGCCCCGCCGAGGTCCCGGAGGGGACGGCCGAACTCGACGCCGTCCTCGACCGCCTCGCCGACGCCGACCTGTCTGCGTTCGCCGCGCGACTGACGACCCGCGACGTCGCTTCGCTGGGGTTCGAGGCGGTCCGGGTCCTCGTCCCCGACGCCCAGCCGCTTTTCACCGGGACCGCCTACTTCGGCGAGCGCGCCCGGACCGTCCCGGCCGAACTGGGCTTCGAGTTCCGTCCGGACCGCGAGCTCCATCCGTACCCCTGA
- the tbsP gene encoding transcriptional regulator TbsP — METESNLLDQEIAEILRTVVDGAPETLLVVNPSKDTIEELIGVATEYEGDLPTIRLLAQEGTLKDVMEDFIVASNAADLIDEGALSLRTTDEVPSNSLIVTDEVVIALVTADDKVGGLTADDDEFVAEAYDSYTAQWEETSDFSLRTPAISRVRDTLGEEISADAQQDFDEVLSSMETARGDGDGLDEVTISLLVAAKNEALLYDISKWGEDVGIASKATFSRTKTKLEDMGLIGTEKVPIDVGRPRLRLKLANEDLQNAETDQLAGVAQSMLN; from the coding sequence ATGGAGACCGAATCGAATTTACTCGATCAAGAAATAGCCGAAATCCTTCGGACGGTCGTCGACGGCGCGCCCGAGACCCTGCTCGTCGTCAATCCATCGAAGGACACCATCGAAGAGCTCATTGGCGTCGCCACCGAGTACGAGGGCGACCTGCCCACCATCCGCCTGCTCGCACAGGAGGGGACGCTCAAGGACGTGATGGAGGACTTCATCGTCGCGAGCAACGCCGCCGACCTCATCGACGAGGGCGCGCTGTCGCTTCGCACCACCGACGAGGTGCCGAGCAACTCGCTCATCGTCACCGACGAGGTCGTCATCGCGCTGGTGACCGCCGACGACAAGGTCGGCGGCCTCACCGCCGACGACGACGAGTTCGTCGCGGAGGCGTACGACTCCTACACCGCGCAGTGGGAGGAGACCAGCGACTTCTCGCTTCGCACTCCCGCGATCTCGCGCGTCCGCGACACGCTCGGCGAGGAGATCAGCGCCGACGCCCAGCAGGACTTCGACGAGGTGCTCTCCTCGATGGAGACCGCCCGCGGAGACGGCGACGGTCTCGACGAGGTCACCATCAGCCTGCTCGTCGCGGCCAAGAACGAGGCCCTGCTGTACGACATCAGCAAGTGGGGCGAGGACGTCGGCATCGCGAGCAAGGCCACCTTCTCGCGCACGAAGACCAAGCTCGAGGACATGGGCCTCATCGGCACCGAGAAGGTCCCCATCGACGTGGGTCGTCCGCGTCTGCGCCTCAAGCTCGCCAACGAGGACCTCCAGAACGCCGAGACCGACCAGCTCGCGGGCGTCGCCCAGAGCATGCTGAACTGA
- the glyA gene encoding serine hydroxymethyltransferase has product MKYDRVREADPKVADALEAEVERQRDTLAMIASENHVSEAVLEAQGSVLTNKYAEGYPGSRYYGGCEHVDTVEELAIERAKELWGAEHVNVQPHSGSQANMAVYFAMLDPGDKILSLDLTHGGHLSHGHHANFTGQLYEVEQYEVDPETGYIDYEQLRDHAEAFDPDIVVSGYSAYPREVEWERVQEAADAADAYHLADMAHITGLVASGVHSSPVGVADFVTGSTHKTIRAGRGGIVLCDEEYADAIDSAVIPGMQGGPLMHNVAGKAVGFGEALEPEFDDYAEQTVRNAEALGERLQEHGFGLVSGGTDTHLVLVDLRESHEDVTGKDAEEALEDVGIVLNANTVPGETRSPFVTSGIRAGTPALTTRGFDEDDCAYVADLIADVVDNVGDDDVTGEVAEQVQELCEANPLYE; this is encoded by the coding sequence ATGAAGTACGACCGCGTCCGCGAGGCCGACCCGAAGGTCGCAGACGCCCTCGAAGCCGAAGTCGAGCGCCAACGCGATACGCTGGCGATGATCGCCAGCGAGAACCACGTCAGCGAGGCCGTCCTCGAAGCCCAGGGGAGCGTCCTGACCAACAAGTACGCCGAGGGGTACCCCGGGTCGCGCTACTACGGCGGGTGCGAGCACGTCGACACCGTCGAGGAACTCGCCATCGAGCGCGCGAAGGAACTCTGGGGTGCCGAGCACGTCAACGTCCAGCCCCACTCCGGGTCGCAGGCCAACATGGCGGTCTACTTCGCCATGCTCGACCCCGGCGACAAGATTCTCTCGCTCGACCTGACCCACGGCGGCCACCTCAGCCACGGCCACCACGCCAACTTCACCGGCCAGCTCTACGAGGTCGAGCAGTACGAGGTCGACCCCGAGACGGGCTACATCGACTACGAGCAGTTGCGCGACCACGCCGAGGCGTTCGACCCCGACATCGTGGTCTCGGGCTACTCGGCCTACCCCCGCGAGGTCGAGTGGGAGCGCGTCCAGGAGGCCGCCGACGCCGCCGACGCCTACCACCTCGCCGACATGGCCCACATCACCGGTCTCGTGGCCTCGGGCGTCCACTCCTCGCCGGTCGGCGTCGCCGACTTCGTGACGGGGTCGACCCACAAGACCATCCGGGCGGGCCGGGGCGGCATCGTCCTCTGCGACGAGGAGTACGCCGACGCCATCGACTCGGCCGTCATCCCGGGGATGCAGGGCGGGCCCCTGATGCACAACGTCGCGGGCAAGGCGGTCGGGTTCGGGGAGGCACTCGAACCCGAGTTCGACGACTACGCCGAGCAGACCGTCAGGAACGCCGAGGCGCTCGGGGAACGCCTGCAGGAACACGGCTTCGGCCTCGTCTCCGGGGGTACCGACACCCACCTCGTACTGGTCGACCTCCGGGAGTCCCACGAGGACGTGACCGGCAAGGACGCCGAGGAGGCGCTCGAAGACGTGGGCATCGTCCTCAACGCCAACACCGTACCGGGCGAGACGCGCTCGCCGTTCGTCACCTCGGGCATCCGCGCGGGGACGCCCGCGCTCACGACCCGAGGCTTCGACGAGGACGACTGCGCGTACGTCGCCGACCTCATCGCCGACGTGGTCGACAACGTCGGCGACGACGACGTGACGGGCGAAGTCGCCGAGCAGGTCCAGGAACTCTGCGAGGCGAACCCCCTGTACGAGTAG
- a CDS encoding bifunctional methylenetetrahydrofolate dehydrogenase/methenyltetrahydrofolate cyclohydrolase — MTDIIDGDAVAADIRADLQDSIDALADEGVRPGLATVLMSDDPASETYVSMKQRDCEEVGIEGIHVELDPDAPADELFDTVEDLNDDPEVHGILVQMPLVEQVDTRRVLRSVDPEKDVDGFHPENVGRLVAGNPRFKPCTPHGIQKLLESAGVETEGAEAVVVGRSMIVGKPMANLLIQKGPLGNATTTVCHSRTEDLAAHTREADIVIAAAGAPEFIDGSMLKEGATVIDVGVNRVDADTDKGYELVGDVDFESAEGVAGAITPVPGGVGPMTRAMLLYNTVKAAGEQEGIAVDLP; from the coding sequence ATGACGGACATCATCGACGGCGACGCCGTCGCCGCCGACATCCGCGCCGACCTCCAGGACAGCATCGACGCGCTCGCCGACGAGGGCGTCCGGCCCGGCCTCGCGACCGTGCTGATGAGCGACGACCCCGCCAGCGAGACCTACGTCTCGATGAAACAGCGCGACTGCGAGGAGGTCGGCATCGAGGGCATCCACGTCGAACTCGACCCCGACGCGCCCGCCGACGAACTGTTCGACACCGTCGAGGACCTCAACGACGACCCCGAGGTCCACGGCATCCTCGTCCAGATGCCACTCGTCGAGCAGGTCGACACCCGCCGGGTCCTGCGCTCGGTCGACCCCGAGAAGGACGTGGACGGTTTCCACCCCGAGAACGTCGGGCGACTCGTCGCGGGGAACCCCCGGTTCAAGCCCTGCACGCCCCACGGAATCCAGAAGCTACTGGAATCGGCGGGCGTCGAGACCGAGGGCGCGGAGGCAGTCGTTGTCGGCCGGTCGATGATCGTCGGCAAGCCGATGGCGAACCTCCTCATCCAGAAGGGGCCGCTGGGCAACGCCACGACCACGGTGTGTCACTCCCGGACCGAGGACCTCGCGGCCCACACCCGCGAGGCCGACATCGTCATCGCGGCCGCGGGCGCTCCAGAGTTCATCGACGGGTCGATGCTCAAGGAGGGCGCGACCGTGATCGACGTGGGCGTCAACCGCGTAGATGCCGACACCGACAAGGGCTACGAGCTCGTCGGCGACGTGGACTTCGAGAGCGCCGAGGGGGTCGCGGGGGCCATCACGCCCGTCCCCGGCGGCGTCGGCCCGATGACCCGCGCGATGTTGCTCTACAACACGGTGAAGGCCGCCGGAGAGCAGGAGGGAATCGCAGTAGACCTCCCCTAA
- a CDS encoding DUF7117 family protein, producing MKVRGERECAECGTRWSYYETASVECPSCGSLRSVGVDSDRRLHTDTPVELDLTEARELVDSRPLREVADRAGDLAREYVRKRGFVRGGDLLDLDETYLAAHELRHAADAVGRGLDLDEEEEWYFLALLGGADAEEEDEGLREGERNREEASEDERGGEARRASPPPSAGGSVRPAPGEVPTAMHPVRGLAYAEAVGEYRREMADWVDEARDSDEGEPDDRAPSALETLGDHVTRVRALEGDVDPRTAESLVEAARDLSRFLRAGDEDALASARERFERLA from the coding sequence ATGAAGGTCCGCGGCGAGCGCGAGTGCGCCGAGTGTGGCACCCGGTGGTCCTACTACGAGACCGCGAGCGTCGAGTGCCCGTCGTGCGGGAGTCTCCGCAGCGTCGGCGTCGATTCCGACCGCCGACTCCACACCGACACGCCGGTCGAACTCGACCTGACCGAGGCCCGCGAACTGGTCGACTCGCGGCCGCTGCGCGAGGTCGCCGACCGCGCTGGCGACCTCGCCCGCGAGTACGTCCGCAAGCGCGGGTTCGTGCGGGGCGGCGACCTCCTCGACCTCGACGAGACGTACCTCGCGGCCCACGAACTCCGCCACGCCGCCGACGCGGTGGGTCGCGGCCTCGACCTCGACGAGGAGGAGGAGTGGTACTTCCTCGCGCTACTCGGCGGGGCCGACGCCGAGGAAGAAGATGAGGGCCTGCGAGAGGGCGAGCGCAATCGTGAGGAAGCGAGTGAAGACGAGCGCGGGGGCGAGGCGCGTCGCGCCTCGCCCCCGCCCTCGGCGGGCGGTTCCGTGCGTCCCGCGCCCGGCGAGGTCCCGACCGCGATGCACCCCGTCCGGGGGCTCGCCTACGCCGAGGCAGTCGGCGAGTACCGACGGGAGATGGCCGACTGGGTCGACGAGGCCCGCGACTCCGACGAGGGGGAACCAGACGACCGCGCCCCGTCGGCGCTCGAAACCCTCGGCGACCACGTCACGCGCGTCCGGGCGCTGGAGGGCGACGTGGACCCTCGGACCGCCGAATCGCTGGTCGAGGCGGCCCGCGACCTGAGTCGATTCCTGCGCGCGGGCGACGAGGACGCGCTGGCGAGCGCGCGGGAACGGTTCGAGCGACTGGCCTGA
- a CDS encoding DUF7528 family protein, with protein MTVAGEVHELTRAEADELRGALGEALTERREFVRTVGTHREDGSYVVARRRADSSGHRKVFEGFAALRRLYDRLPEEFTAENVGRTGLTGGRRHMLVHHFAEHPAFACELSRRQPLTAEKNPDDGGGNEK; from the coding sequence GTGACGGTCGCGGGCGAGGTCCACGAACTCACCAGAGCCGAGGCCGACGAGCTGCGCGGCGCGCTCGGCGAGGCGCTGACCGAGCGCCGGGAGTTCGTGCGCACGGTCGGGACCCACCGCGAGGACGGCAGTTACGTCGTCGCGCGCAGGCGGGCCGACTCGTCGGGCCACCGCAAGGTGTTCGAGGGCTTCGCCGCGCTCCGGCGGCTCTACGACCGACTCCCAGAGGAGTTCACCGCCGAGAACGTGGGACGCACGGGACTGACCGGCGGTCGACGCCACATGCTCGTCCACCACTTCGCCGAGCATCCGGCGTTCGCGTGTGAGCTATCGAGGCGACAGCCCCTGACCGCGGAAAAGAACCCGGACGATGGGGGTGGAAACGAGAAGTGA